In a genomic window of Shouchella clausii:
- a CDS encoding nitrate reductase subunit alpha, translating to MKRNKGLTFFKKVESYSDNWSILEEKSREWEDMYRNRWSHDKVVRTTHGVNCTGSCSWKVFVKSGIITWENQQIDYPSCGPDMPEFEPRGCPRGASFSWYEYSPLRVKYPYMRGRLWRLWKEALKQHDDPVAAWASIVEDPEKAKSYKQARGKGGHVRVSWQDAAQLISAQLIYTIRKYGPDRIAGFTPIPAMSMISYASGARFISLLGGEMLSFYDWYADLPPASPQIWGEQTDVPESSDWYNAGYLIMWGSNVPLTRTPDAHFMTEVRYKGTKVVSVAPDYAENVKFADNWLAPNPGTDAAIAQAMTHVILDEYYHKRQEPMFLNYAKQYTDMPFLILLEEFEDGYKAGRFLRASDLGETSPHAEWKPVLIDEITEEILVPNGTMGQRWEEGKQWNLILEREDGSVISPALSVEPHGGDFQTIHFPFFDNAGSGTFKRVIPVRTIQLADGTKRLAATVYDLMLSQYGIRRIGSEWEAGGYEDATSKYTPAWQEGITGVKASVVVQIAREFAQNSLDTGGRSMIIMGAGINHWFNSDTIYRAILNLVILTASQGVNGGGWAHYVGQEKCRPIEGWSTVAFAKDWQGPPRQQNATSFFYFATDQWKYEEMDTESLKSPTGGETRYTHPADYNVLAARLGWLPSYPQFNKSSLAFAEEAKQQGKTNNEDIVKHAYEQIVSGKTTFAAEDPGAPENFPRTMFVWRSNLISSSAKGQEYFMKHLLGTADNLLSSPNEEQKPEEMVWREEAVGKLDLLVALDFRMTATPIYADIVLPAATWYEKTDLSSTDMHPFVHPFNPAVDPLWESRSDWDIYRTLAKTFSEMAKEHLPGVHKDLVATPLAHDSASEIAQPYGVVKDWRKGEIEAVPGKTMPNLTIVERDYTQIYNKYISLGPGLANGKVGAHGVSFPVAEEYEELKRINGIYEDDTIKQGLPKLYTARHAAETILTLSSATNGRVSQRAWEALEQDTGVQLADISADRSAERITFQSITAQPREVIPTPVFTGSNKMGRRYSPFTTNIERLVPFRTLTGRQHFYIDHEIFLQFGEALPVYKPTLPPIVFGPRDRQVDGSDETLVLRYLTPHGKWNIHSTYQDNLHMLTLFRGGPTVWLNNEDAAAHHIQDNDWLEVYNRNGVVTARAVVSHRMPKGTMYMYHAQDKHIYVPGSEITKNRGGSHNAPTRIHVKPTQVVGGYAQLSYGFNYYGPIGNQRDVYVAVRKMKEVDWLED from the coding sequence ATGAAACGAAACAAGGGATTGACATTCTTTAAAAAAGTAGAAAGCTATTCGGACAATTGGTCCATTCTCGAGGAAAAGAGCCGGGAATGGGAAGACATGTACCGAAACCGGTGGTCCCATGACAAGGTTGTCAGAACTACACATGGGGTTAACTGTACTGGCTCCTGCAGCTGGAAGGTGTTTGTGAAGAGCGGCATCATTACGTGGGAAAATCAGCAAATTGACTATCCTTCCTGCGGGCCGGATATGCCCGAATTTGAACCGCGAGGCTGTCCGAGGGGAGCGTCATTCTCCTGGTATGAGTACAGTCCGTTGCGCGTGAAATATCCTTATATGCGCGGACGGCTATGGCGGCTCTGGAAAGAGGCACTCAAGCAGCACGACGATCCAGTCGCCGCTTGGGCGAGCATTGTGGAGGATCCCGAGAAGGCTAAATCATACAAGCAGGCACGGGGAAAAGGCGGCCATGTCCGCGTATCTTGGCAGGATGCGGCACAGCTAATCTCCGCCCAGTTAATCTATACGATACGCAAATACGGTCCAGACCGGATAGCCGGATTCACGCCGATTCCGGCAATGTCGATGATCAGCTATGCCTCAGGCGCCCGCTTTATTTCTCTGCTGGGAGGCGAGATGCTCAGCTTTTACGACTGGTATGCCGATCTGCCGCCGGCTTCTCCGCAAATTTGGGGAGAGCAAACCGACGTGCCAGAATCGAGCGACTGGTATAACGCCGGCTACCTCATCATGTGGGGGTCAAACGTACCTTTGACGCGCACGCCGGATGCCCATTTCATGACCGAAGTACGCTATAAAGGAACCAAGGTGGTCTCCGTTGCTCCAGATTATGCCGAGAACGTTAAGTTCGCTGACAACTGGCTGGCTCCGAATCCAGGAACTGATGCAGCGATTGCCCAGGCAATGACACATGTAATTTTGGACGAATATTACCATAAACGCCAGGAGCCAATGTTCCTGAATTATGCGAAGCAGTATACGGATATGCCTTTTCTAATTTTGCTAGAGGAGTTTGAGGATGGCTATAAAGCGGGCCGCTTCCTCCGGGCAAGTGATCTCGGGGAAACGTCCCCCCACGCGGAATGGAAGCCGGTTCTTATCGATGAAATAACGGAAGAGATTTTGGTGCCAAACGGAACGATGGGACAGCGCTGGGAAGAGGGGAAACAGTGGAACTTGATTTTGGAGCGTGAGGACGGTTCGGTCATATCGCCGGCACTTTCGGTCGAACCCCATGGAGGGGATTTTCAAACGATTCATTTTCCGTTCTTTGATAACGCAGGCAGCGGCACATTTAAACGGGTGATTCCTGTTCGAACGATCCAGTTGGCCGACGGAACGAAACGTCTGGCAGCAACCGTGTATGACTTGATGCTAAGCCAGTACGGCATCCGTCGTATCGGAAGCGAGTGGGAGGCTGGCGGCTATGAGGATGCAACCTCGAAGTACACGCCTGCATGGCAGGAGGGCATTACTGGCGTGAAAGCCTCCGTTGTCGTACAAATTGCCCGGGAATTTGCCCAAAATTCTCTGGATACAGGTGGACGCTCCATGATCATTATGGGAGCTGGGATCAATCACTGGTTCAACAGCGATACGATCTACCGGGCGATTCTGAATCTGGTCATCCTCACGGCTTCGCAAGGCGTAAATGGTGGAGGATGGGCGCACTATGTCGGTCAGGAGAAATGCCGCCCGATCGAAGGCTGGTCGACCGTAGCGTTTGCGAAAGACTGGCAGGGGCCACCGCGGCAGCAAAACGCGACTTCCTTCTTCTACTTCGCCACCGATCAATGGAAGTATGAGGAGATGGACACTGAATCGTTGAAATCGCCTACAGGTGGCGAAACTCGGTACACCCATCCTGCCGATTACAACGTTCTGGCTGCAAGGCTCGGCTGGCTCCCGTCCTATCCCCAGTTCAACAAGAGCAGTCTAGCGTTTGCAGAGGAGGCGAAGCAGCAGGGAAAAACAAACAACGAGGACATCGTCAAGCATGCTTATGAGCAAATCGTCTCTGGCAAAACCACATTTGCAGCCGAGGATCCCGGTGCACCGGAAAATTTTCCGCGCACGATGTTTGTATGGCGGTCTAACCTAATTTCCAGTTCGGCTAAGGGGCAGGAATATTTTATGAAACATCTGCTAGGCACAGCGGATAATTTGCTCTCTTCTCCGAACGAGGAGCAGAAGCCGGAGGAGATGGTCTGGCGGGAAGAAGCAGTCGGCAAGCTGGACCTGCTTGTTGCGCTTGATTTTCGCATGACTGCGACGCCGATTTATGCCGATATCGTCCTGCCTGCAGCGACTTGGTATGAGAAGACGGATCTCTCTTCAACCGATATGCATCCGTTCGTCCATCCGTTTAATCCCGCCGTTGATCCTCTTTGGGAATCGCGCTCGGACTGGGATATTTACAGAACCCTTGCCAAGACCTTTTCAGAGATGGCCAAAGAGCATCTCCCCGGCGTACACAAAGATTTGGTCGCTACGCCGCTCGCCCATGATTCTGCGAGTGAAATTGCCCAGCCTTATGGCGTCGTCAAGGATTGGCGCAAGGGCGAGATTGAAGCGGTGCCTGGCAAAACGATGCCGAATTTGACGATTGTGGAACGGGACTATACACAAATTTATAACAAATATATTTCGCTTGGCCCAGGACTGGCCAACGGCAAGGTAGGGGCGCACGGCGTCAGCTTCCCGGTGGCCGAGGAATACGAGGAACTGAAGCGGATCAACGGCATCTATGAGGACGACACGATTAAGCAGGGACTGCCGAAATTGTATACGGCACGTCATGCGGCTGAAACCATATTGACGCTATCATCAGCCACCAACGGCCGTGTATCCCAGCGTGCCTGGGAGGCGCTCGAACAGGATACCGGCGTCCAGCTTGCAGATATTTCAGCGGATCGGTCAGCGGAGCGGATTACGTTCCAAAGCATCACGGCCCAGCCACGGGAGGTTATCCCAACACCGGTGTTTACCGGATCCAATAAGATGGGAAGAAGGTATTCCCCATTTACGACCAATATTGAACGCTTGGTACCTTTTAGGACATTGACTGGCAGACAACATTTTTATATCGATCATGAGATTTTTCTGCAATTCGGCGAAGCGCTGCCAGTGTACAAACCGACGTTGCCGCCGATAGTATTCGGGCCTCGCGACAGGCAGGTGGATGGCAGCGACGAAACGCTCGTGCTGCGTTATTTAACACCACATGGGAAGTGGAATATCCACAGCACGTATCAGGATAATCTGCACATGCTGACACTATTCCGGGGCGGGCCGACAGTATGGCTGAACAATGAAGACGCCGCTGCTCATCACATTCAGGACAACGACTGGCTCGAGGTATACAACCGAAATGGAGTGGTCACAGCCAGAGCTGTCGTTAGCCATCGGATGCCGAAAGGGACGATGTATATGTACCATGCCCAAGACAAACATATCTACGTCCCAGGCTCCGAAATTACGAAAAACCGCGGCGGTAGCCACAATGCCCCGACTCGGATCCACGTGAAGCCGACACAAGTTGTCGGGGGGTATGCCCAACTGAGCTATGGATTTAATTACTACGGACCGATCGGAAACCAACGGGATGTGTACGTGGCTGTCCGCAAAATGAAAGAGGTGGATTGGCTTGAAGATTAA